In a single window of the Papaver somniferum cultivar HN1 chromosome 8, ASM357369v1, whole genome shotgun sequence genome:
- the LOC113305549 gene encoding protein MULTIPOLAR SPINDLE 1-like, producing the protein MYGKQFDVLPQIASCKCHFFDNLGKLSPKFGDSHNHGFDVVLRRRFLRQVRLVERNKRPCTSIRRKHDLELNAEDQIEQLSTSADFLVEQCNTLDPVITNTSFPNWSHQAVSWKAGMGYMPCIWTALQGIWQRKSVSFHVSQHSAQKFLQFCFTNLSSNSLGIYK; encoded by the exons atgt ATGGAAAACAATTCGATGTTTTACCCCAAATTGCGTCGTGTAAGTGTCATTTCTTTGATAATTTGGGAAAATTAAGCCCTAAATTCGGAGATAGCCATAATCACGGGTTCGATGTGGTCTTACGGCGTAGATTCCTTCGACAAG TACGTCTTGTGGAAAGAAATAAAAGACCTTGCACATCTATCAGGCGAAAACATGATTTAG AACTGAATGCTGAAGACCAGATAGAGCAACTTAGCACCTCTGCTGATTTCTTGGTGGAGCAATGCAACACCCTTGATCCT GTGATTACCAATACTTCTTTTCCCAATTGGTCACACCAAGCAGTCTCTTGGAAAGCAGGAATGGGCTATATGCCTTGTATATGGACCGCGTTACAGGGGATTTGGCAAAGAAAGTCGGTGAGCTTTCACGTCTCCCAACACTCAGCCCAGAAGTTCTTGCAATTCTGTTTCACTAATTTAAGTTCAAATTCACTGggtatatataaataa